From Sphingobacteriales bacterium:
TTTCTTTTCATCATAAATCAGCGAGCGGTGGAAATATGGGTCAGGGTAGGCAGGTTCAAGTTCAATGGCTTTGGTAAAATCAGCGAGAGCTTCATCGGGTTGAGAAACAGCTTTGTAGGCAATTCCGCGGTTAACGTAGGCCATTGCCTGAACAGGGTAAAGCTCCAGACCTTTTGTATAGGATTTGATGGCATTCTGATATTCTCCCTGCTGAATATAGATAAATCCCTTGTCATACCAGGCAGGAGCATACTGGTCATCAAACATAATGGCCATTTCCAGGTCTTGTAATGCCTGAATATACATTTGCATATACATTTTTGCATGCCCAAGATGAAAATAGGCATCCGCATCGCGTTTCCCTTTTTCGATAGCAAAAGAAAGGTTGGACACTGCTTTGGGAAAGTCGTTCAGATACAGATATGCGTAACCCATCCAGTAATAAAGCTCTTTATCCGTGTATTTCAGCGCTATTGCCTTTTCAAAATCTTTAATGGCATACCATGGGTTTTCGAGTTTAATCTGAACAAAACCCCTTGAATAGTAGTAAACTCCGTTATCGGGTGCAAGTTCCACAGCGGTATTGTATTCCATGATAGCTGCATAATAATTGTTCATGTCAACATAAATAACACCTTTCAGAGCGTGAGGCTTGGGATTTTTTGGTTCCAGACTAATGACCCTGTCAAAATCGGCAAGTGCTTCATTGATTTTGTCCAGTCCATAATAGCATTGACCTCTCATGTAGTAAGCCATGGCATAGTTTGAGTCTATCTGAATGACCTTATTAAAGTATTCAATGGCTTTATTTTTATCGGTTATAAATTCCAGGGTGCCGCTGGCCATGTAGTCTCTGATTATTTCTTCTTTGTTTTGAGCTGAGACGGTTAAATTCATCAAAATCAGCGCAAGAAGGATTATTTTCTGCATAAAAAGAATATTTTTGGTAAACAGGTCAAATTTAATTCCAAACCGAAACAGTTGACGCTAAATATTAAACACAGGTTGCATTGGTTAACTTGACTAATCCTCCGGGATTAATTTTATCTTTGTGGAAAAAAAACAAAGCCATGAAAAGCATTTATTTAGGATTAGCCTTGATTTTACTGATTTTTGTTCAGGCATGTAAAAATAAACCCATGAAACCATCTGTGGAAGAAGAAGTAGTTTACAAAGGAATTGATATTGAACAAAGAATGGCAAAATATCATGAAGTTGAGTTAAATACCGATTTATCCATACTGACAGAAAAGGAAAAAGCCATGTTGCCTTATTTACTTGAAGCTGCACAGATCATGGACGAATTATTCTGGCTTCAGGCCTTTGGCGATAAAGACATGTTGATGAAATACATACAGGATGAGAAAACCAGAAGGTTTACAGAAATAAATTACGGCCCGTGGGACAGGCTCGACAATGATTTTCCTTTTCTGGAAGGATTTCGTGAAAAGCCGGCTGGTGCTAATTTTTATCCTCCCGATATGACAAAAGAAGAATTTGAAGCCTTTGATGATCCGGCAAAAACAGGCCTTTACAATGTCATTGTCAGAGATAAAAATCAAAAACTCAAGGTAGTACCTTACCATATTCAATATTCTGACCAGCTGAAGAAAGCTTCGGAATTATTGCTGAAAGCGGCTACACTGGCAGAAGATTCCGGATTGAAAAAATATCTTCAGCTCAGAGCTAAAGCCCTGCTGAATGATGATTATTACGAAAGCGACATAGCCTGGCTCGATATGAAAAACAATACTATCGACTTTGTAGTCGGGCCTATCGAAAACTATGAGGATGGACTCTTTGAGTATAAAACTGCTTATGAAGCCTATGTGCTGGTTAAAGATAAGGTGTGGAGTGAGAGGCTTGCCTATTTTAATAAGTTTCTGCCTGAACTGCAGCAATCACTTCCGGTAATGCCGGCTTATAAATCCGAAAAACCCGGAACAGAAGGAGAGTTGAATGCTTATGATGTCATTTATTATGCAGGCGACTGCAATGCTGGAAGTAAAACCATTGCCATCAACCTGCCCAATGACCCGAAAGTTCAACTGGAAAAAGGGACCAGAAGACTGCAACTGAAAAATACCATGAAAGCGAAATTTGATCATATTTTGGTGCCAATTTCACAGCTGATCATTGACCCTTCACAAACTTCTCTGGTTAGTTTTGATGCGTTTTTTACCAATACCATGTTTCATGAGGTGGCACATGGCCTTGGCATTAAATATCTGGTGAAGAATAAAAAAACAGAAGTGAAAGATGCCCTTCTGGAATATTATTCGGCCTTTGAAGAAGGAAAAGCTGATATTCTTGGGCTCTACATGGTTGATTATCTGTATAATAAGGGAGAACTTAAAGACATTCCACTCGAAAGTTATTATGTAACTTTTGTGGCAAGCATGTTCAGGTCTATACGTTTTGGTGCCAGCAGCTCTCATGGAAAAGCAAACCTGATGCGGTTTAATTATTTTATTCAGGAGAAAGCCATAGAGCGTAATGAAAATGGCACCTACAAGGTAAATATCGAAAAGATGAAACAGGCTGTTGCTAAACTGAGCAGGGAAATTCTGGCCATTCAGGGTGACGGAAATAAAGCAGAAGCAAAAAAATGGTTCGATGAAAGACTCAGGATTAGCGATACCCTGAAAGAAGATTTAAACAGGCTTTCATCAGCCGGAATTCCTACAGATCTGATATTTAAACAGGGAAAAGAAGTGTTGGGACTTTAAAGGCATAACATCCCCGGTTGAAATCATTTCAACAA
This genomic window contains:
- a CDS encoding tetratricopeptide repeat protein, with the translated sequence MQKIILLALILMNLTVSAQNKEEIIRDYMASGTLEFITDKNKAIEYFNKVIQIDSNYAMAYYMRGQCYYGLDKINEALADFDRVISLEPKNPKPHALKGVIYVDMNNYYAAIMEYNTAVELAPDNGVYYYSRGFVQIKLENPWYAIKDFEKAIALKYTDKELYYWMGYAYLYLNDFPKAVSNLSFAIEKGKRDADAYFHLGHAKMYMQMYIQALQDLEMAIMFDDQYAPAWYDKGFIYIQQGEYQNAIKSYTKGLELYPVQAMAYVNRGIAYKAVSQPDEALADFTKAIELEPAYPDPYFHRSLIYDEKKDYQNALSDIVKYTQLRQGDADAIYRRGRLYLLTNNIQNACNDFKEAANLGNEMAVKAAEEVCALLAVPVEENKPE
- a CDS encoding Zn-dependent hydrolase, yielding MKSIYLGLALILLIFVQACKNKPMKPSVEEEVVYKGIDIEQRMAKYHEVELNTDLSILTEKEKAMLPYLLEAAQIMDELFWLQAFGDKDMLMKYIQDEKTRRFTEINYGPWDRLDNDFPFLEGFREKPAGANFYPPDMTKEEFEAFDDPAKTGLYNVIVRDKNQKLKVVPYHIQYSDQLKKASELLLKAATLAEDSGLKKYLQLRAKALLNDDYYESDIAWLDMKNNTIDFVVGPIENYEDGLFEYKTAYEAYVLVKDKVWSERLAYFNKFLPELQQSLPVMPAYKSEKPGTEGELNAYDVIYYAGDCNAGSKTIAINLPNDPKVQLEKGTRRLQLKNTMKAKFDHILVPISQLIIDPSQTSLVSFDAFFTNTMFHEVAHGLGIKYLVKNKKTEVKDALLEYYSAFEEGKADILGLYMVDYLYNKGELKDIPLESYYVTFVASMFRSIRFGASSSHGKANLMRFNYFIQEKAIERNENGTYKVNIEKMKQAVAKLSREILAIQGDGNKAEAKKWFDERLRISDTLKEDLNRLSSAGIPTDLIFKQGKEVLGL